GATGATATTTAAACCAAGCCTTCCAGCATTGTCAAGGACAAATTTGAGCCTGGAACGCCTTATATCAACAGCAATCACCAATCCTTCATCTTCCATCAGCTCCGCTATGTGGGTGGTCTTGCCTCCCGGGCCACTACACAGGTCGACTATTGTCTCACCAGGTCTCGGTTCGAGTATGTCTGAAACGAGAACTGAAGACTCATCCTGCACCTGGAATAGTCCTTTCCTGTAACCTTCGAGCGAAGCAAGGTCGTCTCTTATCACAATGGAAAGCGAAGAGCTCGAGAGCCTCCCAGGTTGTGAGCTGACATTCTCCTGTTGGAGCTTTTCGCTCAGTTCTTCTCGGGTAGTCTTCAACAGATTCGCCCTTATGGAGAGTGGAGGAATAGAGTTGTTGGCTTCACAAAGCCTTTGTGTCTCCTCGACCCCATATCTTTTGACCCATCTGTCTACTAACCATCGGGGATGGGAGTAGAAGGTGGAAATATGCTCTACTGGCTGGTGCTTCCCGTCGGGAAAGACAATGTCCGAACTGCGCTCTGCCATACTCCTCAACACTCCGTTGACCAGGGACGAGCATCCCTTTGACCCGAATTTCTTCGACTGCTTGACAGCCTCAGAAATGGCAGCATAATCGGGAATCCTGTCCAGGAAGAACACCTGATATGCGCCAAGTCTGAGTATGTTCCTTGTATAGGGATCCAACCTGGCCACCTCACCTTTTAGAAATTTGCTCAGAATATAGTCTATTCTCTTGCGCCACCTGATACATCCGAAGGTAAGTTCGGTTGCGAGCCGCCTATCTCTGGGATCCAGGTCTGAACCTTTCAAAATACCTTCAAGCGCAAGGTCTGCATAGCTGGATCTGACCTCCACTCTGTAGAGGGCTTCCAATGCGGCATCCCTGGATGTAAGCACATACTTCATGGCAATCGAGCTACAACTAGATATGACCCCTCTGACCTGTCTACTCCTCTCCACTCAACACAAAAACCTTTCTCTTCTAAAGATTCGCAAAGCTCTTCCGGGGA
This DNA window, taken from candidate division TA06 bacterium, encodes the following:
- the rsmB gene encoding 16S rRNA (cytosine(967)-C(5))-methyltransferase RsmB, whose translation is MKYVLTSRDAALEALYRVEVRSSYADLALEGILKGSDLDPRDRRLATELTFGCIRWRKRIDYILSKFLKGEVARLDPYTRNILRLGAYQVFFLDRIPDYAAISEAVKQSKKFGSKGCSSLVNGVLRSMAERSSDIVFPDGKHQPVEHISTFYSHPRWLVDRWVKRYGVEETQRLCEANNSIPPLSIRANLLKTTREELSEKLQQENVSSQPGRLSSSSLSIVIRDDLASLEGYRKGLFQVQDESSVLVSDILEPRPGETIVDLCSGPGGKTTHIAELMEDEGLVIAVDIRRSRLKFVLDNAGRLGLNIIVGVVADGQFFGARSADRILVDAPCSGLGVLRRRADLRWRMSEKEIVNLSRLQLALLLSAADSVRAGGILVYSTCTIEPEENELVVSRFLELRGDYRLEDAGGFVASSLVDEEGYYRTLPHKQGLDGAFAARLVKAGK